A region of the Longimicrobium sp. genome:
CTCGGTCGGCTCGGTCAGCCCGATGATGGGCACGCGTCCGCGCTCGCGCGCCTGCGCCACCATCTGGCGGGCACGGCGCTCGCGCAGCCCGCCGGTGATCACCAGCAGGATGGGCTCGCCCAGCGCGTCCGCCACCGACTCGCCGGCGGCGAGCAGCTCCACGCGCATCCCGGCCTGCTCGAACGCGCCGCGGAGCCGGACGGCCGGCTCCAGGTCATCGGTGGTGATCACAACGACGTCCGCCAACGGATTTCGATCTCCAGTAAACTGAAGTGCGTGAGTGCGGAAGTGCGTGAGTGCGCCGGTTTCCGCGCGAGTGCCGGCTTCACGCCGAAGCCCGCGCACTTTCGCACTCCCGCACTGCGCTTTTCGGGGCTTCCGGCGACACAACCTAACATCGCCGCCAAGCCGGTGCGAGTGTTACGGCCTTCGCCGGAAACGGCTGTGTCTCACGAAAAGCGGGGCCGGCGTGCGCCTGGCGCCGCCAGCCCCGCCGTCTTCGAGCTTCGGCCGCGGTCAGTGGCACGCCCAGCCGAACGCCAGCTCCGCCGCGTGCCGCGGGCACTGCGTGATGTGGCCCACGCCCACGTCGCCGAACATGTGCGGCAGGTTCCGCTCGGAATCGATCTGGAAGAGGTGCTCCATCCGCGAGCCGCAGACGCGGCACGCGGGATAGCTCGCGGACTGCACCCAGAGCGGCCATCCCAGCAGCTTCTCGCCGGAACGGGGAAGGCGTCGCCCAGCACGTCCGCCTCGGCGTCGCTCATCTCCATCCCCAGCTCCTCGTACTCGTCCCACAAGGGATAGTCCGCCGCCTCCGTCCAGCCGGTGATGCGCTTCGCGGGGAACATCGCCGCGGGAATCTCCGTCCCCCGATCGCCTCTGCTGCCCTCCGGCGCGGCGACGAGGCGAAGGAGCGTGCTGGCGGCGTGGGGCTGCCATGCGTCGCAGTCGTCCTCGCAGAGCGGGTCGTCGCTGGTGCAGTAGAAGAATTGCAGCAGCATTTCCTCGCCCAGGCGCGCGCGGCCGGCGGCGGGAAGGTCGCGGGCGTTCAGCTGCACGAAGAGCTGCATGGGCCGGCCGCAGTTTCCGCACGCCGGCCACGCCTCGCCACCGGCCAGGTGCGGAGCGCCGGAAAACTTCGACGCCGCCGCGTCTCCGTCCCCGTCCTCCACCACGGGGAGCCAGGCGCTGCGCCGGAACGCCGCGGCCTTCGCCATCGCCGCGTCGAGCGAAGGCACCGCTCGTCCGCCGCATGCTCGTCCGCCGGCGCGGCGGCGGACGGTGAAGGCGGCGCCGCGGTCCCGGACCTCGGCGGCGGCGGAGACGACGCGCGAAAGGCGCGGACGGCGGCCACGAGCGCGAGGACCACCGCCGCGGCGGCGACGAGATAGATGAGGATGGACACGGGTGCGATCGGAATAAAGGGAGAAAGGCGGGATCAGCGCACGCGCGCGACGTGGATCTCGCGGATGCGCGTGCCGCCGGGCGCCAGCAGCCACCCGGCGACCGCGTCGTCCGGGCGGATGAAGCGACGGCGACCGGATCGCCCGCCGGCGCCGGGGCCACGAGACGGCCGGCTTACACCGTCTCGCCGGGGGCGGTGGCGCCGGCCGCGGCGCGCAGCTCGGCCAGTGTGGCGTGCACGCGCTCCAGCATCTCGGTGTAGCGCGGGTCGGCCTCGTCCTTCATCAGGTCGGCGAGCGCGGCCTCGGCCTGCTCGTGGGAGCTGATGGCCTTCTGCAGCGCCAGCTTCTTGTTGTCCTGCGGCTCCATCTCCATCTCCTTTCGTTTGCGATACTCGGGAGATCCGTCGTGCAATCCGGCAGCGCACGTGCGACCTCGCTGATAGATCCTTCGGCCTGCAACCGCTGGTGCGGGGAAAGCGACGGTGTGGTCGGCCTCAGGATGACGTCTCTTTGTGCGTTTGTAATGCACGGGTGATTGCCCGTCATGGACTCGCGAACCCATGAGCGATTCAGCGCGGGCCGCCCAGGCGCGGGTCCTCCAGGCGCTCCATCGTCTCCAGGTCGTGGATCTCCATGTCGAAGTACGGCGCGCCGTTCAGGGTGATGCGCATGCTGGTGGGCCACACCACGTCGTCCTCCTCGGCGGCGCCCTGCAGCCACACGTCCTGCGTCACCGGCGCGGCGCCGCCGGCCGGGTCGCGCACGGGCATGCGGACGTGCGCCAGGCGCCCGGTGGCGTCCACGTACAGCTCCACCGGCGGGCGCCCCGGCACCATCGCGCGGATCCCCGCCTGCCCCGCGGAGTCCGGCGGGATCTCGGCCAGCGTCACCCCCGGCGCGCGCAACGGCACCAGCCGCATCACCTGGTACAGAAAGAACTCGTCGCGCTCGTTGGCCAGCATGGCGGCCGGCATGGGCTGAAAGCGCCCGCCGCTCACGATCCACCCGCGCGGCGCCGCGTAGACCAGCGAGCGCTCCGTCGCCCGGCCGCGCCCCTCCTCCCAGGTGGAGACCACCGCGGTGTCCGGCGGCTGCACGGCCCACACGCCCTCGATGCGCACCGTGCGCCCGCCTGCGCGCACCGTGGCCTCGCCCTTCCACGACAGCGCCCGCGCGCGCTCCAGCGCCTCCGCGCCCCCCGCCTGGCCGATGGCGCGCGCCAGCACCCCCGCCGCGCCGGGGATCGGCGGCGGCGCCACCACCCGCGGCGGGGGCGTGCACGAGCTCAGGCCGGCGAGCGCGGCGGAGAGGATGAGGACGACGTTTCTTCGCATCGGCGGACCGGGGCTGGGGGGGGTGATGGATCACTCGTTCGCGGGGCGGCGCGGGCGCTGCCTGGCGGAGACTGAGCGAATTACGAGCCGCCCCGGGCGCGTGGGGTCCAGCGGCGTGCGGGCGCCGGCCAGCGCGCGGGCGACCAGGTCCTGCACCTCGGGGCGCTCCAGGTCGTCCGCGCGGGCGAGCGGGAGGTGGCGCGCGACCGTGCCGCTTCCTCGCAGCAGCTCGTGCGGGTCCGCCAGCCCGGCGCCCTGCAGGAAGCAGAGCGCCACCGAGCGCGGGTACACGGCGATGGAGAAGATCCCCTCCGATGGCCGGTCGCCGGGGCAGAACCCGACGACCAGCGCGTTGTAGTTGTCGTACACCATCTGCACCGCGCCGGGGAGCCGTGCCCGCATCCGGGCCAGCGCCGCGCGCGCGAGCGCGGCGACCTCCGGCGTGAACCGGTCGAGAAATCCGTCCAGCGTGCGCTCGGGCGTTTCGGCGTCCATCATCCCCCTCCGCCTTCTCCTCCCGGCGAGTGCGGTGCCGCACCTCGGGCGGTCACGGGGTGATCCAGTTGTCGTTCAGCCCGGCGGCGTCCAGGCTGCCGAGCGCCGCCAGCAGGCGCTGCGCCTCGGCCTTGTCCGCGCCGGTGGCGGTGCGGGCGGTGTGAGCGTCTTGTCCCCCTGCCCAAGCTCCATCGTCCAAAGCGGGAGCACAACCCTTTTTTCGCCGTGATGCGTGCCCATCGCGACACAGGGCGTTCCGGGCGGGCGACGGGGCCCCGCGTTCAGGCGAATGGAATTCGCCAGCAACAACGGCACGAAGTCCCTGCGGGACTGCCATCCAGCATTGGGGTGGAGGGAGGAGATCGGCCGTGAGCGCCGCGGCGAGTCACGAGCGGATCAGCCTCGCGCGGTTTGCGAGGCTTCCCGTGGTTGTTGCTGCGACTTCAGTCGCCGGTGAGGGGCTTCCGTCACACCGCGGGAGATTCGTCGCGGGGAAGCCCCAGCCGCCCGGCGATCTCGTCCACGCGGGTGAACAGCATCTCGGGGTGATGCGCCGCCAGCCCCGCGGCGGTGGTGTATCCCCAGGCGACGGCGCCGAACGCGATTCCCTCAGCGCGGGCGGCGTGCAGGTCGCGGATCTCGTCGCCGATGCAGAGCGCCTCCGCTGCCGCCACGCCGCTGCCGGCCAGCACCTTCCGCAGCTTCCGCCGCTTGCCGAAGAGCGAGACGCCGCACCCGTAGAACGCGACCCGCGCGGCGTTCTCCGGCCCCAGCACGCGCCGGACGTTCGCCGGCGAGTTGGAGCTGACGATGGCGATCCGCACGCCATCCTCCGAGAGCTGCCGGAGCATTTCGTCCACGCCGGGAAAGAGGGCGATGGAGCCGATGTCGGCCGCCATCCGCCGGCGCATCCAGCGCGCGACCAGCGGCAGCTTCCACAACGGCAGCCCCACGTGCTCGATGATGCGCCGCGCGTCCAGCCCGCGCAGCGGCTCTGCATCCCCCGGCTCGATCCGCCGGAACCGGTGGACCCGCGCCGCCTCGTTCACCACGCGCAGGAACCACGGAAACGAATCCGCCAGCGTCCCGTCGAAGTCGAAGATCGCGAGCCGGTACGTCATCCCCATCCTCATCCTGATCCCCTTCTTGCCCCGCCGTTCGCGGTGAAACATACGGCTGGCGCGGGCGATCGGGAACGCAGCCGCGGCGGCGCCCGCCGTGCGATTCCGCGCGCGGGAACGTATCATCGCTCCGATGCGGTTCGTACGTCCGCGAACGACGAAGAGGAGTGGAGATGGAGATGCCGGACCGCGCGCCCGCGCACCTGAAGCTCGAGACGATGGCCGGCACCTGGCGCGGCGAGGAGCGCATCCGCCCGGCGCCGTGGGACCCGGCGGGCGGCAGTGCGTCGGCGCTCATCGTGAACCGGCTGGCGCTCGGCGGCCAGGTGCTGGTGCAGGACTACGAGCAGGCGCGCGGCGGCCGGCCGGCGTTCACCGGCCACGGCGTGCTGCGCTGGGACGACGCGGAGCAGGTGTACGTCTTCCACTGGTTCGACTCGCTGCGCACCACGCCCGCGGAGTTCCGCGGCAGCTTCGGCGGGGGCGTGCTCACGCTGGTGCGCCGCGAGCCGCGGGGGAGCGCCCGCGCCGTGTGGGAGTTCGCCGCGGACGGGCAGAGCTACCAGTATCGCATGGACGTTTCCGGCGACGGGGAGCGGTGGACGCCGTACCTGGAGGGCGCGTACGTCCGCGAGAGCGGGGGAGGGAGCGCGTGAGCGGCGGCGAGCTCGCGGAGGTGGTCCGCGCGATCGCCCGGGCGCGCAGGGCGCTGGGGCGGCTGCGGGCGAGCGTGTCCGGCGCGCCGGGCGTGCGCGAGACGGGGTCGGGGATGGAGGTCCACGCCGTCGGCGACGCCCTGCATCCCGACGCCGAAATCCCGTCCGTGGAGCTGTGGGCCGACGCGGAGCTGGACGACGGCACCGCGCGGGCGTGGTCGCTGGAGCTGCGGTGGGCCGAGCCGCGGTGGGTGATCGAGGCGTATCTGCTGAAGGATTCGGTGCAGGGGCAGGAGGAGCTGCACGCGTTTCCCCTGCGCTACGCGGACGATGCGGCCGGCGTCGCGCGCCAGTTGGCGGAGGCGACCCGCGAGCTGGTGGCGCTCCCGCTAAGGCACGGCGGGTGAGGGAGATGGAGTTCAAGCGCTTCGAGCGGCGGGCGCGGGAGATCTTCGACGGGATCCCGGCGGAGCTGCGGCAAGGCGTGGAGTACGTGCTGGTGGAGCGCGGTGCGGTGCCGCACCCCACCATGCCCGGCATCTACACCCTCGGCGAGTGCGCCACCGGCGAGTACGACGCGGGCGGCACGTTCTCCGGCGAGGTGCGCTCGGGGGTGCACCTGTACCACGGCTCGTTCCGCGAGCTGGCGAAGCTCGACCCCGAGTTCGACTGGGAAGAGGAGCTGTGGGAGACCATCACCCACGAGGTGCGCCACCACCGCGAGTCCGCCGCGGGCGAGGACGCGCTGGAGGAGCTGGACTGGGCCGAGGACGAGAACTTCAAGCGCCGCGATGGCAGGAAGTTCGAGCCTTTCTTCTACCGCGCCGGCATCCCCGTCGGTGAACGCGCGTGGGAGGTGGATGGCGACCTGTTCGTGGAGCGCGAGATCTCCGCGAACGAGTTCGACAACCGCGACGAGATCGGCGTCACCATCGACGGCGAGGAGATGGAGGTGCCGTTGCCGGAGGAGCTCGGCGACGTGCACTTCGTCCGGCTGGCGGGGCTGTGGGACGACGAGGTCGACGTGATCGTGGTCCTCGTCCGCCGCCGCGGCGGATGGGAGCAGCTGGGCGCCCTCTTCAGCGGCCGCAGCCCCGAGGTGCTGGAATCCACCATCGATCTCGATGCCGACGACGAGGACGAGGAGGGCGAGGATTAGCGGCTGACCGGAAGTGCTGCCGTCGGTAGCGAATCGGGACTCCTCGCTCTCGGCGCCTGGTTTGCAAGTAGATGTCGGCGCGCATGAGATGCGCCAGCGTCGGCCCGGCATCGCGCCCTCTCCGGTCGGCTCAGGCCGTCCACCTCTCCCGTACCGGGAGAGGTAGCTGGGACGCATCTTCGCCACGTGCGAACATGGGTGCGGCCAAAGGCTGCTGGTAGCGCGATGCTGGAAAGCCACCCTCTCCCGGAACGGGAGGGGGTCGCGCCCTCCGGCGCGGGGGGAGGGCGCGAGGTCGAGGGCGCGCGACGAAGCTCGGATGATGGAACGAAATCAGTCGACGACCGGGGATGACGACAGAGCGGAGGTGGCGTTGACGGAAGCGGACGCGGGCGTGGCACCCGAGCCCCGGCGCGAGGCCGGGCCCTTTCTTACCCCCTACGAGATGGCGTTCGGCGAGGCCGGGTTCGAGAACCGGCTCTTCCCCCGCATCCAGGCCGAGGCCGACGAGCACGGCGAAGACCCGCTGGCGCGGGAGCGCTTCGGGTTCCTGACGCTGGCCGGCGACGCCGCGCGCGACATGGTGCCCGCCGACGCGCCGCCCGAGATGCTGGAGGAGTACCGCGCCCTTCTCTACCACGCCTTCAACTTCTGGCGCTTCGGGCGGCGCACCTACGCGCTGGACGCCGCCGTCGCCCGCTTCCTGGTGGAGGCCGCGCCCTCGCTGGAGGGGTGGCGCCTGTCGCTCCCCGTCCCCAGCGTCTACGTGCGGATGCCGCCCAACCTGTTCTGGGCCAGCATCGCCACCGACGTGCCGCCCGAGCCGGTCGACGGCTTCTTCGCCACCACCTGCGAGGGGCGCGACCCGCTGGGCGGCGCCTACCACGACCTGCACGTGCTGATGGTGCTGGGGCTGCGCCGCGGCCGCGCGGGGTTCAGCGTCATCCCCTTCGACACCGAGGTGGGCCCCGGCATTCCCGCCACCTGGGCCGAGGGCTCGCGCGACGGCGCCCGCGACTTCGAGAACATCCTGCCCGGCGGGGAGATGGCGGGCCTCTACTCCATCCTCACCACCGGCGAGGTGCTGAAGATCCTGGCGCGGGCGATGTGGTACGTGGAGGCGCACCCCGAAGACGTGGAGGCCTTCGCCGCGCCCGAGCGCCGCGGCGAGGACCGCCCCGGGCAGGTGCCGCTCAGCCGCCTGGGCTACCACCGCGTGCGGCTCTCCGGCGGCGGGTCCATCGCACCGCAGGGCGCGGCGGGATGAAGGCGCCCGAGGCCGCGGGCGTCCTTTCCGAGATCTCCATGCTGCTGGAGGTGGTGGGCGGCGACCCGTTCCGCGCCAAGGCGTACGCCACCGCCGCCCGCCGCATCGAGGCCAGCGGCGCCGACCTGGCCCGGCTTGCCGCCGAGGGACGGCTGACCTCGCTCCCCGGCGTGGGCGGCGGCATCGCCGAGGTGCTGCGCGAGCTGGTGGAGACGGGGCGCTCGTCGCTGTACGACCGGCTGGCCGCCGACACGCCCATCGGGCTGTACGACCTGATGCGGATCAAGGGGCTGGGCCCCAAGCGCATCCGCACCCTGTACGCCGACCTGGGGATCGACTCGCTCGACAAGCTGGAAGAGGCGGCGCTCGCGGGGCGCCTGGCCGGGCTCCCGGGGATCGGCGGGAAGACCGAGCAGAAGATCATCGAGAGCATCGCCTTCGCGCGGGCGGCGCGGGGGCGGCGGCGGCTGTACGCGGCGCTGGAGGTGGCCGAGCGGCTGCTGGAGTGGCTGCACACGCTGGACTCCGTCACGAAGGCCGAGCTCGCCGGCGAGGTGCGGCGCGACCTGGAGGTGGTGGATTCCGTCGATCTCGTCGCCGCGTCGAAGGATCCCGCCGAAGTCCTGGCCGCCTTCCGGAGCCTGAGCGGCGCCGCACCGGCGGGTCCCATCGACCCCGAGCGGGCGGAGATCCAGTTCAGCGACGGGCTGAAGGCGCGCCTCGTGTGCGTCGCCCCCGCGCGCTTCGCCGCCGCGCTCGTGTACGCCACCGGGAGCGCGGAGCACGTCGCGCAGCTGGAGGCGCGCGCGGGGGAGATGGGGATGCGCCTGGCGGCGGACGGCCTCTGGCGCGGCGCGAAGCGCGTGGCCGCGCGCGACGAGGCGGCGCTGTACCGCGCGCTCGGCCTGCAGCTCATCGAGCCGGAGCTGCGCGAGGGATGGGGCGAGATCGAGGCCGCGGCGGCGGGCGAGCTGCCGACGCTGGTCGAGGTCGGCGATCTCCGGGGCACCTTTCACTGCCATACGACGTATTCAGACGGCCGCGCCTCGCTGGCGGAGATGGGCGAGGCGGCCCAGGAGCGCGGATGGCGCTACCTGGGGATCGCGGACCACTCGCAGTCGGCCGGGTACGCGGGGGGACTCAGCCCGATGCGCATCCGCGCGCAGTGGGCGGAGATCGACGGCTGGAACCGCGAGCACGGCGGGCGGGGGAAGAAGCGCTTCCGCCTGTTCAAGGGGGTGGAGAGCGACATCCTGCCCGATGGCTCGCTGGACTACCCGGCCGACGTGCTGGCGGGGTTCGACTACGTGGTGGGCTCGGTCCACAGCGCCTTCAACCTGGGCGAGAAGGAGATGACGAAGCGCCTGGTGCGCGCCGTCTCCAATCCCCACATCACCATGCTGGGCCACGCCACGGGGCGGCTGCTGCTGCGCCGCAACTCGTACGAGGTGGACGTGCGCGCGGTGATCGACGCCGCGGCCGAGCACGGCGTGTGTGTGGAGATCAACGCCGACCCCGCGCGGCTGGACGTGGACTGGCGGAACGCGCGCTACGCCGCCCGGCGCGGCGTCCTCGTCCCCATCAACCCCGACGCGCACTCCACCGCGTCGCTGGACAACGTGCAGTGGGGCGTGCGCGTGGCCCGCAAGGCGTGGCTGGGCCCGCGCAACGTCCTGAACGCCTGGGAGCTGGAAGAAGTCGAGGAGATCCTTGCCAAGAGAAAGCAGAGCCGCGCGCCGTGAGCGGCTGATCCACATCCTGGACCGCCTGCACGCCGAGTACCCCGACAGCCGGTGCTCGCTCGAGCACCGGACCCCGCTCCAGCTCCTCGTCGCCACCGTTCTCTCCGCGCAGACCACCGACGCGGCGGTGAACCGGGTGACGCCCGCGCTCTTCGCCCGCTTCCGCACGGCCGCCGACTTCGCCGACGCGACGCAGGAGGAGATGGAGGAGCACCTGAAGACGCTCAACTTCTTCCGCAACAAGAGCAAGGCGCTGATCGGCCTGGGCCGCGCGCTGGTGGACCGCTTCGGCGGCGAGGTGCCGGCCAGCATGGAGGCGCTGGTCACCCTACCCGGCGTCGGGCGGAAGACGGCCAACGTGGTGCTCGGCGTGGGCTTCGGCATGGCCGACGGCGTG
Encoded here:
- a CDS encoding DUF1963 domain-containing protein: MPSLDAAMAKAAAFRRSAWLPVVEDGDGDAAASKFSGAPHLAGGEAWPACGNCGRPMQLFVQLNARDLPAAGRARLGEEMLLQFFYCTSDDPLCEDDCDAWQPHAASTLLRLVAAPEGSRGDRGTEIPAAMFPAKRITGWTEAADYPLWDEYEELGMEMSDAEADVLGDAFPVPARSCWDGRSGCSPRAIPRAASAARGWSTSSRSIPSGTCRTCSATWAWATSRSARGTRRSWRSAGRATDRGRSSKTAGLAAPGARRPRFS
- a CDS encoding HAD hydrolase-like protein is translated as MTYRLAIFDFDGTLADSFPWFLRVVNEAARVHRFRRIEPGDAEPLRGLDARRIIEHVGLPLWKLPLVARWMRRRMAADIGSIALFPGVDEMLRQLSEDGVRIAIVSSNSPANVRRVLGPENAARVAFYGCGVSLFGKRRKLRKVLAGSGVAAAEALCIGDEIRDLHAARAEGIAFGAVAWGYTTAAGLAAHHPEMLFTRVDEIAGRLGLPRDESPAV
- a CDS encoding DUF1579 family protein, which gives rise to MPDRAPAHLKLETMAGTWRGEERIRPAPWDPAGGSASALIVNRLALGGQVLVQDYEQARGGRPAFTGHGVLRWDDAEQVYVFHWFDSLRTTPAEFRGSFGGGVLTLVRREPRGSARAVWEFAADGQSYQYRMDVSGDGERWTPYLEGAYVRESGGGSA
- the polX gene encoding DNA polymerase/3'-5' exonuclease PolX, which translates into the protein MKAPEAAGVLSEISMLLEVVGGDPFRAKAYATAARRIEASGADLARLAAEGRLTSLPGVGGGIAEVLRELVETGRSSLYDRLAADTPIGLYDLMRIKGLGPKRIRTLYADLGIDSLDKLEEAALAGRLAGLPGIGGKTEQKIIESIAFARAARGRRRLYAALEVAERLLEWLHTLDSVTKAELAGEVRRDLEVVDSVDLVAASKDPAEVLAAFRSLSGAAPAGPIDPERAEIQFSDGLKARLVCVAPARFAAALVYATGSAEHVAQLEARAGEMGMRLAADGLWRGAKRVAARDEAALYRALGLQLIEPELREGWGEIEAAAAGELPTLVEVGDLRGTFHCHTTYSDGRASLAEMGEAAQERGWRYLGIADHSQSAGYAGGLSPMRIRAQWAEIDGWNREHGGRGKKRFRLFKGVESDILPDGSLDYPADVLAGFDYVVGSVHSAFNLGEKEMTKRLVRAVSNPHITMLGHATGRLLLRRNSYEVDVRAVIDAAAEHGVCVEINADPARLDVDWRNARYAARRGVLVPINPDAHSTASLDNVQWGVRVARKAWLGPRNVLNAWELEEVEEILAKRKQSRAP
- the nth gene encoding endonuclease III, with product MPRESRAARRERLIHILDRLHAEYPDSRCSLEHRTPLQLLVATVLSAQTTDAAVNRVTPALFARFRTAADFADATQEEMEEHLKTLNFFRNKSKALIGLGRALVDRFGGEVPASMEALVTLPGVGRKTANVVLGVGFGMADGVVVDTHVKRNAARLGLTREEDPEKVEADLIPLLPVERRVIFTHLLIDHGRAVCTARKAFCERCVVAELCPTAPAAFRQAPASNEAAVPA